TTAGATATATTcgttttatttaataaaaaattctattaaTTTCAATATTTTCATCACGATATTgactaataaattataaaattgatatgatatagaaattcaattgaaaaaaaaaatataaaaatttaattaaaatttcaataaatctataggaattgataaaataattaaacctatatAAAAGCCTAAAATATATTAAAGTGAAAGGTAAATGTCACCAGccatatacaattttttttatctaaagcTAAATGTCATTTTCACTTTTGAATATTGATACGCTATTTATTTCTGAAATAAACTCCCACCAGTATGCATGCAGAATTGTATGGACTCAAATAATAATCTATGTTTAAAGTTTAACCAAGTTGGTCTATTATAGGGCCAAATTCTCCCAGagtctaattatttttatcaaaagaAGTATTATTTAAGGAGAACAAATGTCAACTACTTAAGCCATCCATATTGGTTATAATAAAAGTTCCTTTTAATACTTAGAAGAATTGGATATTATTTTCTGCAGCAGTTAACATCGTTTCTTTACCTAAAAGAAggaattaattataaaatcatcATCGAAACATACATACCATTTTTATGTTCTGAAGGTCAATGCATCATGCTTGGCAACGGCAATAGGCATCAGTAGTAGCGTTAGCTTTGTATTAAGTCTATATATATAACAATGACTAGACTACTGATAACTCCCAAGTATCCAATGCCTTTTCTCAAGTATTGATAACTCCAATGCATTCATATATGTATTCGCGGTTACAACAAAGACTAGAATATCCAAAGTAGCAACCAAAACTTTGTTTAAGAGAATAATATAGAAGAGCTAAAAATTGGAGATGCGGGGTATCGATCCCCGTACCTCTCGCATGCTAAGCGAGCGCTCTACCATCTGAGCTACATCCCCTTATGAAAGAAGGTCCTATTAATATGATATtacaattattttttgttttactaataaaacaaaaaatgcaaTAATTGCCCTTCCACTATTGCAATTCGTGGGGACACACTACTGGCCTATTAACTTTGCAACAGGCCCAACACATTTCTTGACCATGTTCGTATTGTTGTATAAGCATCCTTTCATTCTTTTGTGTTATCAATTCAAATCAGCCCAAGCCGGCCCAAAAGTGTAAAATAAAATCAAGCAATGGATACTTCCCGTTTCTAGTTCTGAATGTGACCTgaccaacaaaaaaaaagggagtGAATGTGAAGCGATTGACAATTCATTTGACTAGTAAATAGAAGATTAAATAGTGAAGAAAAGCTGTTATACctaaaaataaaaggaaatccTTAAAGTATCACGAACATGTGACCGCGggctttttttttaataaataatttaaatattttattttttaatatagataatttataatatatttattattttttatctttttacaTATTTATATAAACAAATTAACATTGTTTATATCTAGTTTataatgaaattttaaaaaatactattaattCTAAAACTGGACCGGCCTACTGGTCTAACTGCGAACATGCACTATTAATGGTTCGGTTAAGTAAACaaaattgttattaaaaaataaaaactagtAAAAAATCGTTGAATTTGCCAATTTTGACCGGTTGGACCGGTCCGAAAACCGGCCGGTTGAAAGGAAACAatgctgttttgttagaaagaaagggaaaagTCTCTGTCTCATCAGTCATCACTCTCAATTTGCCACTTCCTCTTCACTCCTCCCTCAAAAAGAACAAGCTCTTCCTCTTCCCCCCAAAAAACCCTAGCGTCCTCCATCGCCGCCGTCCGTCGCGCCAAAGAGCTCCGTCTGTTCGTCGTGCTCCAGCCTCTCTCCTCATTCCCCTGTTCCTCGTCTGTTCTTGTCGCTGCTCAGCCGCGCTTTGCCCGCCGTCCCTCGTCGTGCTCGTAGCTTGGTCGCCGTCGTCCGTCGAATCGTCCGTCGTGCTCGTCCCTTGAAGGTAATGGCTGCTCGTTCGTCGTGCCTcgtcttttattttttcatttttttttcagacATCGTATTAAAATACCGAATGATTAGCTTTAGCTCCGCTCACTGCTGTAGgtcttcgtttttttttttaattttttgttcagAAATCATATTGACCATCCTTATTGCTCACTGCTCAGTGTTCACTCCTCATTCCTCAATGTTCAGAAATCATTTTTTGTTCTTCGTTTGTGAAATTTTTAATGGTTACTCTGAGTTTGTTTTGTtcagaaatcaattttttttgctCAATGCTCATACTGTGagtgttttatttttgttttaaggtCGTGCTTGAAAGAGGTATTGATTTTTGAGtgttgttttgtttttgttttaaggTTCTGTTTTGTGCTCAATTTTCATTTTGTAGAAAATTATTTGAAGTATATAAGAATTAAGAAGGAAGACTATCCTAACAGCACCTTTTTGTTGATTGATTCTAGTTCTCCACAAACTTGAACAAAGAATAGAATTGAAGAGAAAAACCCTTCATTATTTTATCAGCATTGCACATTATTGTagtttgtttgtttatttattcATTGAACTTTCACATAACCAGTTGTTTATGATCCTTTTTGTTCAGAAGAAATACTATTTGAACATGCAAATACTTCATTTTAATTATTGAGACTTCCTTTATGATTTACATTGGCAACTTtgttaaagtaaaaaaaaatgcaGTGCTATGGGTGTTGAAAAATTGTAgaaaattgaaaagaatttCCAATAGAACATGCTTCTGAACTAATGGCAATTGATGCAATTcttcatattttatttgttattttattataaaacaattttttttggttaaattACGGTTTAATTAATTGGATcaataaactaataaattaataattagagtGATTTATTTACCGGtctgattttcaaaatcttgaaAAATACACCTATCTCATTTACAGaatatttgtaaatataaaaatataatttttaaaaataataaaaatatcaataatttaaaaacaaaaattgatgtattttgttactgtttagattgattttaattaatttatattttatttatattttaaattttaaatgaataattttatttgtttggtCAAATAGAAAAGATGAGTggttttaaataaaattctcattttttctattatttgaaatcacttatcttttttattatttaaaacatTCTATTTTCCAAGAgtttaatacaaaaaataaaaacaaaataattttacaaaataaactGCATATATGTTGGATAGATATgataattttacaaaataattaaactttatataaattattattttattttaaattttttttctaatttttcatttttcttaacAAAAGCAAAGAACGCAGAGAATCCTAGCTCATTGCTTCTTCCATTCTTGGCGTCAAACACACACACCTTCTTCCATGGAGCTCATTGCTTCTTCTTCCACCTTCTGCCCCGTCGCAACTCCCCCTCCAACTTCCTCACTCCCAcctcattcttcttctcctactGCTTCCTTCCCCTTTCCTCCTCTTTCTCTCAGAGGCTGCGCTTGCAGAGCCATACTCAGCACCCACACCACTCAGAAGGAGAAGAACGGCATGCTCGGAGCTCGTTCCTCTGATTTGGACCAACTTTCTGGTTTGACTGCTTTGTCCCCATTGGATGGCCGCTATTGGGGGAAAGTTAAGGAATTGGCTCCTTTTATGAGTGAATATGGCCTCATCTACTATAGGGTTCTTGTTGAGGTACCTTACATATCCCATTTACGCTTTCTGCttgatttttattaaaaaaatgttcttttgaaaatttagagaaccccatttttgaaaaacttgttttgTGTGCATGTTTGATGTGAGAGTTGCTTTGTTATGTTCTTATGCCTCGGTTTTCATAGGAAATTATCGAACTTGTtaagtttttctttttaaaatttaacttttaatAATGCTTTGCCATGTTGAAATCCATGGTCACAGAGGAAGAGCTGAAAATAATTTAGAGAAAACCAGCAATGAAAATTTACTAGAATGCGAAAGGTTGATTACAATTGATTTACCACTTGAACTACCAAACTTCTATATACTCTAATAAATGGAATACAAGTGGATTGGTATGATTCAAGGTCATGCTTTTTATGTTAACATATGAGATGGATGTGTTTTTGTGTCAGATAAAATGGTTGTTGAAGCTGTCTCAGATTCCTGAAATTGTTGAGGTTCCGAGTTTCAGTGAAGATGCCAAGTCTTATTTACAAGGCGTGATTGATGGCTTTAGCGTGAGTGATGCCTTAGAGATAAAGAATATTGAGAAAGTGACTAATCATGATGTTAAGGCAGTGGAGTACTTCTTGAAACAAAAATGCCAATCGAATGCTGAAGTGGCTAAGGTTGAGATTTGCTTAAGGTGTTTCGTCCTGCGATTATATGCTTCTTTCTGACTAACAGCTCTGATGGTTCACTTTGTTTCCACAGGTGCTTGAATTTTTTCACTTTGCTTGCACGTCTGAGGATATAAATAACCTCGCCCATGGGTTGATGCTGAAAGAAGCAATGGGATCTGTCATGTTTCCTGTCAtggataaaataattaaatcctTGTGTAACATGGCTAAAGATAATGCTCAAGTCCCAATGCTTTCTCGCACTCATGGACAGGTAAGCTAATTTGTGCATTAGTTGGTAGATTTTCGTTGTTGAACAATCTTTACTGAAATTCGCTTTCTCTGGACTATACCCCAGCCAGCTTCACCAACAACTTTGGGAAAGGAAATGGCTATATTTGCTGTGAGATTAAGCAGAGAAAGGAAGGAATTATCTCAGGTTGAGTTTTTGGGGAAATTCGCTGGTGCGGTTGGAAATTACAATGCACATGTTGTTGCATACCCTGATGTTAACTGGCCTCAAATTGCAGAAGAGTTTGTAAAATCTCTTGGATTAAGCTTTAATCCTTATGTTCCTCAGGTATATTTGAAGTTTGTACCTTTTTCTGGTTCTTTTCATGCCTAATAGGCCCTTTTGTAACCTGATAAAATAAATCTTGTTATGTGTATACACATTGTCATACAAATTTTGCCATCAGTAGTTAGTGAAACTAAATTTTATTGTGTGTCTACAAAATTGAGTTAGCACTATGTGGTAGTTATCGATTATACCTACTTCTTGATGAGATTATGATTTGATGTATCCTTCTGACTAGATTACTTCACATCTTAACAGATTGAAACTCATGACTACATGGCAAAGCTATTTCATTCGCTCATCCAGTTCAACAATATATTAATTGACTTTGATAGAGACGTATGGGGCTATATATCCTTGGGTTATTTTAAGCAGGTAGATTTCCTGATATAATAGCTATAACAGTGTGATGCTATACTTTTAGGTAGACAATCTTTTTTATGTTCTAAACTTTATGCACAGATCACGAAGGCTGGGGAGATTGGGTCGTCAACTATGCCTCACAAAGTGAATCctattgattttgaaaatagtgAAGGTAATCTAGGTGTTGCTAATGGAGGTCTGTCTCATCTAAGCATGAAATTGCCAATTTCACGTTGGCAGGTAAGACCGACTTTACTAATATGGTTGTCTGGAATCTGATTATTGTAACTTCTTGTGCTAGGTTATAACCTACAGACCTTTTTGACTTGATTAGCAATGATAGTCTAATTACACGatgtttctttcttcttctgttttaCCAGAGGGACTTGACCGATTCAACTGTCTTACGGAACATGGGTGTAGGAATTGGTCATTCCCTTCTTGCTTACAAAAGCACACTTCAAGGAATAGGAAAGCTTCAGGTATTCAACTTGACGATGGATTTTTACTTCTCTCTTAGAGTATGCATGTTTATGTTCCAATAGTAGATGATACCTTTTGTTTATCTCAACTGTTTTGCTATACTATTTATCAGCAAGTTGAATGTACATGCTTAAAGAATATTTTCCTtgtgttctttttgttttcacATCAAGCTTTCTCTTAATGTTATCATTTACCATATAGGTTAACGAAGCTCGCTTGAGTGAAGACTTGAAACAATGCTGGGAGGTGCTAGCTGAACCAATACAAACTGTATGTATATGCTACCTAGATTTTTACATGATTATTTGgttttatatttcttttgttaagaAGAACAAATATTGAATGCTTAGAACATGTATATAACTTGAATTTATTGTCGAGATGTATTATTTACTTGTCATAGGATATAGATGATGTTAAATTCTCAAGTTAACTCTTAAACTCTTACGAGTTTAGATCACTCAGAGTTAACTTGCTAATTAACTCGGATGTGGATAAACTCGGGTAAACTTGGGTAGACTCTTAAGTTTACTATTTTAACCCACCTTCGGTCTCTTTAAGTATCAAAACATGTAGTTTCACTAAAACTCCTTTAGTTAgacttttaaaaataatgatatGATATTTAGACATAATATATGTTAATTTTTAGCATGAGACATTAATGGTTTTAttcacccttttttttttaatttgtatttactATTGTGTCGTTTATTTGTTtcattataatattataaatgtGTCTTTTATATCCCTTTTTATCGTTGTTCTTAAAAGAAGAGTTGTAGTAGTTTACGAGTCGAGGTTACATGAGCTCTACTAGTTTACCTGAACTCCCAAATTTGACAACTTTGATAGTTATCTACTTGTTACATCATAAGAAGCAAATTATTCTTTCAACTTTTTTACTCATTAGTAATGTAATTGCAATTTACTAGCAGCAAACACACTTTAGCTGCATGAAAAGGGGGAAAATGTGAACATGAGACAGCTAAGAATTACATATCTTAGCTGCATACTTCTCTTGATGTTTGCTTGTTGTCGTCCGCTTTAAGAACTTGTGTGTAATTGTTTTCGAATCTTCATTTAGGTTATGCGAAGATATGGTGTTCCGGAGCCTTATGAGAAGTTAAAAGAGCTTACCAGAGGGAGAGCGGTTACAAAAGAGAGCATAAGAGACTTCATTGAAGGCTTAGATATTCCAGAAGCTGCAAAGACGAATCTGTTAAAGTTGACACCGGATACTTACATTGGAGCAGCAGTAGAATTGGCGAGAACTGTGGAACAAGCGGTGGATTTGTTATGAattgaatacaaaaaaaaaaaaaaaaattctcaaattAGCAATTAGAGCAGTTTGCTGCAGAACTGCCAAGGCATTTTTGTCATAGAACCTCACCAACCAAGGGTGATTATTAGTTGCTTGAAAAACATTTAAATTACATGCTGCACATTGTTGTAGAAGAGGACATAATGTTCCCTGATTATGAAAAACTATAGGGAATAAGGGATTTTGGAAGTGATAGGCAAATTGTATtatagattttcatgcttcagAAAGGCCTGAAAAATAAGGAAATAGGTTTGAAGTCTTCTATTGGAGTCAATATTATTCGAGTTGTGTAGAACTACTTAGAAAGCAAAGTCTCTTTACCAGTTTTATTTTACACCTTATTTCTTTTTGGAGTGCATGGCATTAAGCTACCATTGTTAAGTAACAGGAACTTCTGAAATCTCTACAAACAAAAGGCCAGCCGATCACTCGCCGATCTCGAGAATATCGCTGGCAACCTGGACCGACCCTTGACCAACCTTAGGCCAATTACTGGCTGACACTATTGGACGTCTGTCAAATTGGTTTGAACTTATtacttatatataaatatttaaataggTTAAAATCAATAGTGTTAAAAACTTTTAATATGAAACCAGATTAGTCTTgcttttagaattaaaattagttttatttttattaatatggtTTAAAGTTTAAATTGATGCATCAAATTGTAAAATGGTTTTAAATAAATCCAATTTACTACGCAGAAAAGTtgttttataataatttgaCACAATTCCAGTTTAGTTTGTGAAATTTTGTACCATAAAGGCATAAACACCCTTATTATTATATAAGGTTTAGTTGTTGATATTGTTGTACTTAAATCTTTAAAAACTTATTAGCTGGGTTGACTATATAGATTAAATGGTAATATTGTGTTCTATCATGTATTATGTCTATAATAAAATTGTTAATGTGTAAATCTCTTTTAATCACttcatatataatttttgtaGGTCTTCATCTACTATTTTAGGTCTTTGattacaattaaaattaaagagaaaaaaaaaagagaagtatACATCAATGATGTTCTTGAGTTTGTAtcttgaaaaacaaaagaacgtGGCATTATGAAAGCAATAATAATTGCTGGTTGTTAGGAATTACAAATGGGCCAGGGAAAAAGATGTATGAAATTTCTTGGTAAGAGAATCTTGTTTGTTTGCTAATTTCAACATGCTTCAAATGTTTTACATGATTATTTCAAGGAGCCACTCAAAGGCGCTCAAAACGGttttttataaagatattttttaataattaaaatttaatatatataatcgattaaattgtgttatttttattaaaattaagttagacaaattaatttgacaaaaaaatagtgaatcagatctgaacaaaaattaatttgtgtTTAGTCACAATTTCTGAAGTCAAATTAATCGGATTAATCCTTGTCGGAGGATAATATGGACAACCAACGCTTCTCAACATGTCAAAGATCCAAATACAAGATTCCATCACCGTGCCGTCTTTAAATGGAGAATAAGGAATCCATTTGGAATACCGACCAATCAGATTGCAACAAGTGGCCACGTCTGCATTATTATTCTTCGCTACGTGGCTCGATATCTACACCAATAATCTGCCCCACCATCATTCAATTTGAGCTCGTGGGAGGTGGCTGCTGCTCTATCCGTGACTGTAACATGTGATAGTGATACCATGCATTATTGCTCCTCATTAATCTTTTTATATTCTTAAGATAAACTTaactaataaatatttattgtcTTACATTAATCATTTCTTGTAGTGTTAGGTGATTATCTTATGATTTAATTAACTTAAAGATTTTAgacttaaattttgaaaataaaaatttataaattatatatgataaaagttactttaagaaaaaaattatactagATAAGATAGGCAAATCCACACTTTAATCTAGATTATCTCACTAATCACATTTTGGATTGGCCTACACATAAAGGGCGTCTCAAGTCAGAACCAAAAACAATGGCAAAATTTCTATGCTCTGGCATTTTTGTGCCACAGCTACTACTGCTATACGTCTTTGTTGAAGAATTCACCTTGCTTCACATTAATAATGCCATTCTCAGGTACTAATTTTCTCTCTacttttgtaacaattttcctGTTTAATGTTGACGTGATGGTTGATTCCTTTGCTTGTGATGTGTTAACTCTCCTAATATGCTAACTTTTGAAGCTAATTAAGGTGTGTAACAACATGATTTTTAGGGTCAATCTCCACCGGTTTTTCTTTTCATCTTCTTGTGAACCAGTTTCTGTTGTGTGCTGCAATGTTGCTTGATTTGGAGCCCTTGTGATTTGAACTTTCCAGACATCTAGATCGAACGGTAGCTGAAAGTTTGGATTGAGTAAGTAGTATATCTATTAAGATTTTAGATCAAGATGTGACATTCGACTCGTTAATTCGAAGTTCTAGCCTTAGTATAAGGTATACCTCAGATTTAAAACGTGTATTGTTGGACAGTTATGGTTGGTGAGGATAATTTCTTCCCAGTTAATTCATTCATTGGCAAAGAAGGGTGTTCACTGTAGTTGCTTGGAAGTTTCTGATTTTTGTCTGGAACTAGAAATATCAGTCTCATTTATGGAAGATGATCCAATTTTTCCAAAATTGCAGGATGCAGCTTTGATTTCTGGCAACACGAAATAGGCCTTACTCGAATCGGATTCAAGGGTAGATCTGGCAGCTTGGAGTTATGTCTGCTTATGGccatcaaatggaggagaacTATTCTGCAAGGAGTCTGTCTGGTGGTTCTGGTATGTAATGCTAGCTTCATCCCTCTTCTTCATtactatctttatctttctccCTTAAATTATCCTTTTGGTTATTTTGGCACAATGTTGATAATTATCTAAATTGTTTCTTTCATGATAACAGATATAAGGAGCAGTTATGTGCTGGAATCAGGATTCTACATCACTTCTTTCGCAGCAACCATCTTGATTACCTCGCTCGCCACTATAGGCCTCCTAATGATTACTATGCTGGTTGCTCTGGCAATGATGCTGCAGTCTTGTCAGAGTAGAGGTTCTGGAGTTATAGAGCTTCAAAGTGTGAATGATGATTACAGCTATTGCAAGGTTCATTCTCTGCACACCGAGCTCAATAGCTTAGAAGGACATAATCTTCCTAGCATCTGCAAGGACCTGGCCATAGAATATGTCAAAGGAGGCCGATACGCTCGCGACTTAGACTCGACCAAGTCTCTGATTGAGGTCTACTTTGACAAGGTTAAACCATCAGATGATGGAGTTGGTGTAGTGCTAATGGACATAGATGGCATTTTTCCTCTGAATCCTAATTCATCCAATCTATATCAGAGGTAACATACTAATCTTGcctaaatttattctttttgcAGTTTATCGAAGTTTATTTTGAAATAACTGATAGTTTCAGGTcctgaaaaaagaaaaagaagtattCTTTTCTGTTGTTCTAACTCCAAGCTGATCTTCAGCACCAGTTAACTTGACATGATCTTATTGGTGTAGGTTTCATGATAACAGCATTGTCAATTGTATGTTAGAGTTGCAAAATTTAAAAAGCAATCTTGTTCTAGGATTATGCAAGAAGCTTCAAGCTGCTGGATGGCCTATAGTTTTGCTATCAAGGGCGAACGGATCAGATAGAAATGTCACTGTGGATAATCTTGGCAAAGCCGGATTCGGAAGTTGTTGGTCTTCCTTGATGATGAGGTATTGACATAGACTCACAATGTTCCTGTCATGAATCTTggatatgaataagaaaataTCTCAATTGTTTAGAATTTAAGATAGATCATAAGCTTTTAACTTTAGAAACACAGCTTGATTTCAGTGCTTAAAACTGCTATTTCctatcatattttataaaaacaaaGATAAGTGTGAATTAAGTTGTTACATTTAGAATTTCAACATAGGCATCTACTTTTGTAGACTTTGAACATACCAACTGCTTGATCTTATACTAAAACGGTGATCTGCATTTTgcagagatgaagatgaagattaTTCCAACAAAGAAAATGAATGGATTTCTAGGAAAAAGAATGTGATAACGAATAAGGGTTTCGTTATAAAAGGGATCATAAGCAGCCATATGGATGCATTAATTGCTGCAGATACAGGAGTGCGTAATTTTTTGCTTCCTGATCCTATATGCGACAAATTTGAGCAACAAAGAAAACCATCATAGTCCATAGATCATAGATGATGGAGATTAGTGTGTTAGtcttgtatttttattttttctcctcCAAATATTTGCTTCTAGGATAATAGGATGTATATTACCTTTTTTAAACAAAAGTGGCTTCTACTCAATATGCCATACATATTATGATTGTGGTAATATGCACATGCATGTTCTGCTTTTAGAAGGGAA
The Arachis stenosperma cultivar V10309 chromosome 7, arast.V10309.gnm1.PFL2, whole genome shotgun sequence genome window above contains:
- the LOC130942208 gene encoding uncharacterized protein LOC130942208 yields the protein MELIASSSTFCPVATPPPTSSLPPHSSSPTASFPFPPLSLRGCACRAILSTHTTQKEKNGMLGARSSDLDQLSGLTALSPLDGRYWGKVKELAPFMSEYGLIYYRVLVEIKWLLKLSQIPEIVEVPSFSEDAKSYLQGVIDGFSVSDALEIKNIEKVTNHDVKAVEYFLKQKCQSNAEVAKVLEFFHFACTSEDINNLAHGLMLKEAMGSVMFPVMDKIIKSLCNMAKDNAQVPMLSRTHGQPASPTTLGKEMAIFAVRLSRERKELSQVEFLGKFAGAVGNYNAHVVAYPDVNWPQIAEEFVKSLGLSFNPYVPQIETHDYMAKLFHSLIQFNNILIDFDRDVWGYISLGYFKQITKAGEIGSSTMPHKVNPIDFENSEGNLGVANGGLSHLSMKLPISRWQRDLTDSTVLRNMGVGIGHSLLAYKSTLQGIGKLQVNEARLSEDLKQCWEVLAEPIQTVMRRYGVPEPYEKLKELTRGRAVTKESIRDFIEGLDIPEAAKTNLLKLTPDTYIGAAVELARTVEQAVDLL
- the LOC130941518 gene encoding uncharacterized protein At2g39920; translated protein: MSAYGHQMEENYSARSLSGGSDIRSSYVLESGFYITSFAATILITSLATIGLLMITMLVALAMMLQSCQSRGSGVIELQSVNDDYSYCKVHSLHTELNSLEGHNLPSICKDLAIEYVKGGRYARDLDSTKSLIEVYFDKVKPSDDGVGVVLMDIDGIFPLNPNSSNLYQRFHDNSIVNCMLELQNLKSNLVLGLCKKLQAAGWPIVLLSRANGSDRNVTVDNLGKAGFGSCWSSLMMRDEDEDYSNKENEWISRKKNVITNKGFVIKGIISSHMDALIAADTGVRNFLLPDPICDKFEQQRKPS